The Haloferax sp. Atlit-12N region GCCGAAGCGGTGAACCGTCGCTAAGTCGGGGGCGGGTCGGCGAAGAGCGCCTCACGATGGACCGAACCTTGCCAATGCAGGGACCGGCCTCATTGTGTGTGAGAGGCAATCACGACCGCGATGAGAGACACAGTTCACGCCGATGAGACCGGAGACGCTTGCGCTCCGAAGCCGCCGAAACCCGTCGCACACGTCCGGGAGGTGAAACGCGGGGGCACGTGGCCCACCGCCGGACGATGACGCTCTCGGGGCTCGGAGTCGCCGCGCTCACGCCGCTGCAGGGTGGCGGCGGGTTCCTCTACTACGCGGTCGTGTTCCTCGTCTTGGCACTGGTCGCCGGGCTCGCCGGCTTCCGCGGAATCGCGGGGCTCTCGATGAAAGTCGCACGTATCCTCGTCGTCATCTTCCTCGTGCTGGCCATCGTCACGTTCCTCCTGTAAGGACGCTGAACGCTTTTTCGCGGCGACGCACCACGGTCAACCTCGCTCGTCACCCGTCGCCTCGTCACCGGGATACCAGTCGGCGTCGGCATCGACCCGGTTTGCCAGCACTGCGTTGACGACGACGCCGACGAGCAAAGCCAGCGAACCGACGTACAGCCACGTCAGGATGAGCAAGACTCCGCCCGCGGCACCGTAGAGTTCGATGCTCTGCGAGACCCCGAAGTAGAGGCGGAGCGCCTGCAGCGACGCCGTCCACCCGAGCGCCGCGAGCGCGGCCCCCGGAACCGGTTCGAGCGGGGAGACGTCGACGCCCGGAAACAGGGCGTACATCGGAACGAAAAGCACGGTGAGCAACGCCCACAGGAGAACCGGCGCGACGACCGACCACAGCAGGTGTGTCACGCGGAAGGAGACGATGAGACCGGCGGCGGCGATGACGCCGACACCGACCGCGACCGTCACCATGACGAGGGCGCTGTTGAGAAATCGCCTGAGTGCGGAGACCTCTTTCCGCGTGCCGTACACCTCGCTGAAGACGCTGTCCATCCCGCGAAACAGTCGGAACGAACTCCAGAGGAAGATGCCGAGGGCGAGCACCGCGGCGCGTAATCGCCCGGCTGACTGCCCGCTCACCGCTCTGAGCGTCGATTCGAACTGCGAGAGGTCGACGCCGACGAGGAGTTCGAACGTGGGGAGCAGGGCTTCGACCCGACCGGACATCGTGACGAGGACGAAAAGCAGGAGCGTCAGCGGGACGAGCGAGTTGAACGCGTAGTACGCGAGACTCGCGGCCGTCACCGTGACGTTCTTCTCGCGGATGACGGCGAGCGTCCGCGCGGCGAGACGACGGGCTCCGTCGCGGTCCATGGGCGTCCAACGAGAGGCCCACGTAATAGTTCGGTGGCGGGCCTGCGAACGTCCCACGCGGCCGGCGATGCGACGGTCCGGGAGGAACAGGGACGGGCTCGAGACGGCTACTCGGCCGCTGTTTGACATCCTCCCCGCCCTAAAGGGCGAGGTTTTAGCCTTGAAACTTCCATAGACCGCGACAGAGAAAGGAATAATTTAAATACTAGTCAACTGGTTGCCATTTATGGGTGTCATCGACAGGCGAATCCTCGTCCTCGCACTCGCGCGGTTTGCCGACACCATCGGAAACGGCATCCTCGTCGTCTTGATACCGGCATATCTGACGAGTGGATTCGTCTCACTATCGTTCAATATCTTCGAATTCGGGTTTACTGAAGCAACTCTCGTCGGCGTCAGCGTCTCGACGTACGCACTCGTAAGCGCCGGAACCCAACGGTACGCCGGTCGGCTCTCCGACTGGTTCGCCTACCGGAAGGGGTTCGTCGCACTCGGATTAGCGCTAATCGGCGGTGCCGACTTCCTCTATCCGTTCGTCGGTGGGTTCCCCGGTATCGTCCTACTCCGGGCGGTCCAGGGACTCGGTGCTGCGCTCTCGCTCCCGGCGTCAATGGCTATCGTCAACGAGTTCACCAAGGCGGGCGACCGCGGCGGCGACATCGGCCTGTTCAACGCGGTTCGGCTCTCCGGGTACGTCGTCGGCCCGCTCGTCGCGGGCGGCATCCTCTCCGGTGGGCCGTACGCCGTCCCGCTCTCCGATGGAGCGATTTCGGTGTCTCGATTCGCGCTCGCGTTCGTCGTTGCTGGGTCGGTAGTGGCGGTGAGCATCCTGCTCGTCGCTCTTTTCGTTCCCGAGCCGGACGAACAGATGTCGAGAGAGCGGAGTTCGCTCTCGCTGCGCGTGTTCGGAAACCAGCAGTTGTTCCACCCGATTTTTGCGCTTGGTGCGACTACGTTCCTACTCTCTGTCACCGTCGACCTGTTCGTTCCGATTCAACGGCTGGTCAATCAGCGACTCGGCCAGAGTCAAGCGATGTTCAGCGCGGAGTACGCGGCGCTCATGATCGCGGTCATCGTCCTTTTGATTCCCGCTGGAAAAGCGAGTGACCGCTTCGGACGGCGTGTGTTTATTCTCGCGGGCGCGGCGGCGCTCACCCCTGCCGTGTTCGTTCAGGCGTACATCACCTCACCGGTGCTGATGGTCGCCGCGAGGTTCCTGCAGGGGGGCGCGCTTGCGATCGCGTTCTCACCGTCACTGGCGTTCGCGGGGGACCTCGCGAACGCGGGCGAGTCGGGCAGTTGGCTCGCGATTATCACCACGACGTACGGGCTCGGGCGGGCGTGCGGCCCGCTCGTTGGGGGAGTACTCGGCGACATCTCGTATCAGCTCCCCTTCTTCGTCGGGAGCGTGTTAGCGCTCGTGGCGCTCGGCCTCGTCGTCACGCAAGTCAAGAAACCGGCCAACTCGGCCGACACCGTCTAATCCACCATCGAAGTGAGAGACAGCGAAGTCCGCACGGCCGCTCGCTCAGACGTTACCGTGGACGATGTTGTACGACCAGAGGCCCTGACGCAGCGTCCGGTATTGATAGTGGCAGGCGATGACGTGAGCTACCTCCGTCGGGGTTCCGCGACCCAACTGTTCGCGGAGTTTCACGAGCACGTACCGCGGAAAACTCGACATGAACGTGCCCCTCGAAAACGGGAGGACGTGCTCGTCGATATTGTCTGCAGTGACCTCCTCAAATCCGATATCCTCCATGTGCGCCCGGAAGTCGTCGACGTGAGCGAGATCTGGGACCTTCCACCCGTCGAGCCACTTACGCATGAGCTGTTCGTCCCGTTCGCGAAGGTCACGTTCGCTCCGATACCCGTCGGCGACGACGATTCGACCGTCGTCGTCGAGGACGCGGTACGCCTCTTCCAAGAAGTCCCGTTTATTCTCGGCGTAGCAGATGGCTTCGAGCCCCCAGACGACATCGAACGCATTGTCGTCGACCGTTTCCATCGCGGTGAAGTCGTCATACCGAAACTCAGCGTGGTCAGAGACGCCCCGCGTCTCCGCGAGCGACCGGGCGTGTTCGAGTTGGCTTTCGGTGATGTTGAGCCCGACCACCTCCGCACCGCGATGTTTCGCGATCCACGTGGCCGGGCCGCCGATGCCGCAACCGCAGTGGAGAACCCGGTCGTCGGCGTCGATATCGACCGTTTCGGCGAGCACTCTCGTCATGTTCTCGACCGCCGAATCGCGACTCGTGTGCTTGGCGTCGAAGTATCCGTAGTGAATAGACCGGTGGTCGTACTCGTCCATCGACTCCTGATACAGTTCGTGGACGGTCGAGTA contains the following coding sequences:
- a CDS encoding DUF1328 domain-containing protein, which codes for MTLSGLGVAALTPLQGGGGFLYYAVVFLVLALVAGLAGFRGIAGLSMKVARILVVIFLVLAIVTFLL
- a CDS encoding YihY/virulence factor BrkB family protein, translated to MDRDGARRLAARTLAVIREKNVTVTAASLAYYAFNSLVPLTLLLFVLVTMSGRVEALLPTFELLVGVDLSQFESTLRAVSGQSAGRLRAAVLALGIFLWSSFRLFRGMDSVFSEVYGTRKEVSALRRFLNSALVMVTVAVGVGVIAAAGLIVSFRVTHLLWSVVAPVLLWALLTVLFVPMYALFPGVDVSPLEPVPGAALAALGWTASLQALRLYFGVSQSIELYGAAGGVLLILTWLYVGSLALLVGVVVNAVLANRVDADADWYPGDEATGDERG
- a CDS encoding MFS transporter encodes the protein MGVIDRRILVLALARFADTIGNGILVVLIPAYLTSGFVSLSFNIFEFGFTEATLVGVSVSTYALVSAGTQRYAGRLSDWFAYRKGFVALGLALIGGADFLYPFVGGFPGIVLLRAVQGLGAALSLPASMAIVNEFTKAGDRGGDIGLFNAVRLSGYVVGPLVAGGILSGGPYAVPLSDGAISVSRFALAFVVAGSVVAVSILLVALFVPEPDEQMSRERSSLSLRVFGNQQLFHPIFALGATTFLLSVTVDLFVPIQRLVNQRLGQSQAMFSAEYAALMIAVIVLLIPAGKASDRFGRRVFILAGAAALTPAVFVQAYITSPVLMVAARFLQGGALAIAFSPSLAFAGDLANAGESGSWLAIITTTYGLGRACGPLVGGVLGDISYQLPFFVGSVLALVALGLVVTQVKKPANSADTV
- a CDS encoding cyclopropane-fatty-acyl-phospholipid synthase family protein, which codes for MPQSVDTNKAVSQYYSTVHELYQESMDEYDHRSIHYGYFDAKHTSRDSAVENMTRVLAETVDIDADDRVLHCGCGIGGPATWIAKHRGAEVVGLNITESQLEHARSLAETRGVSDHAEFRYDDFTAMETVDDNAFDVVWGLEAICYAENKRDFLEEAYRVLDDDGRIVVADGYRSERDLRERDEQLMRKWLDGWKVPDLAHVDDFRAHMEDIGFEEVTADNIDEHVLPFSRGTFMSSFPRYVLVKLREQLGRGTPTEVAHVIACHYQYRTLRQGLWSYNIVHGNV